A single genomic interval of Dromaius novaehollandiae isolate bDroNov1 unplaced genomic scaffold, bDroNov1.hap1 HAP1_SCAFFOLD_31, whole genome shotgun sequence harbors:
- the LOC135325565 gene encoding class I histocompatibility antigen, F10 alpha chain-like → MAVRRSGANGGAGAWPPWASGLHEGGSNGSEEVVAGRAGGPGLLLLLLLLLLLGGGGAAASSPHSLRYFNSAVTEPSPGLPAFISVGYVDGELIDRYDSETQRAVPGAAWMEQEGQDHWDEETRINQDCQETFRVYLDMLQECYNQSGGYHTVQRTYGCDLLEDGGTRGFMQLGYDGKDFIAFDKDTLTFVTADAAALITKRKWEAENEPERWKHYLENSCIDGLRRYVEFGRAALEEERRGRERPAVRVSAKESHGFVTLSCRAHGFYPWPISISWLKKGRIQAQETKQGSVTPNSDGTYHAWASIKALPAEKHEYQCRVEHASLPEPGLFSWEPPSSLLPIVLGAVIAVVVVIAAITGFVV, encoded by the exons atggcggtgcgccgcagcggagccaatggtggcgcgggggcgtggcccccGTGGGCTTCGGGGCTGCATGAGGGCGGCAGCAATGGCAGCGAGGAGGTGGtagcggggcgggcaggggggccagggctgctgctgctgctgctgctgctgctgctgctggggggcggtggggcggcggCAAGCA gcccccactccctgcgctacttcaacagcgccgtgacggagcccagcccggggctgcctgcctTCATCTctgtgggctacgtggacggggagctcatcgatcgctacgacagcgagacgcagagggcggtgccgggcgcggcctggatggagcaggagggtcaggaccactgggacgaggagacccggatcaatcaggactgtcaggagactttccgtgtgtacctggacatgctgcaggagtgctacaaccagagcgggg ggtatcacacagtgcagcgcacgtacggctgtgacctcctggaggatggcgggacccgggggtttatgcagcttggctacgacgggaaggacttcatcgcctttgacaaggacacgctgacattcgtcacggcggatgctgctgcgctaatcacgaagaggaagtgggaggctgagaatgagcctgagcgctggaagcactacctggagaacagctgcatcgaTGGGCTGCGGAGATACGTGGAGTTCGGGAGGGCCGCgctggaagaggagaggagagggcgAG agcgccccgcggtgagagtgtcggccaaggagagccacggcttcgtgacCCTGTCGTGCCGGGCTCATGGCTTCTACCCGTggcccatcagcatcagctggctgaaaaagggccgcatccaagcccaggagaccaagcaGGGCAGTGTCACGCCCAACAGCGACGGCACCTACCATGCCTGGGCCAGCATCAAGGCCCTCCCTGcagagaagcacgagtaccagtgccgcgtggagcacgccagcctgccggagcccggcctcttctcctggg agccaccgagctccctgctgcccattgTCCTCGGGGCGGTCATCGCTGTGGTGGTTGTCATCGCAGCGATCACCGGCTTTGTGGTCtag